A single window of Solanum dulcamara chromosome 5, daSolDulc1.2, whole genome shotgun sequence DNA harbors:
- the LOC129888393 gene encoding uncharacterized protein LOC129888393, with amino-acid sequence MITNLFQVVVQVENRGKIPVYLKEIFLHARPGRYSLVIRVDPFSTKVFAAHTFFARNKSFGRPSTVEVHINGELIQRLTPQMFVHFPKIIIDGEGSIIRVVRPQRALELSRLRAFNFLAMGYKERKEVWVVKE; translated from the exons ATGATAACAAATCTTTTTCAAGTGGTCGTTCAGGTAGAAAACAGGGGGAAAATTCCGGTATATCTGAAAGAGATTTTCCTTCATGCACGACCAGGACGATACAGCCTTGTGATCAGAGTAGACCCCTTCAGCACAAAGGTTTTCGCGGCGCATACCTTCTTTGCTCGCAACAAATCCTTCGGGAGGCCCTCTACCGTAGAGGTCCATATAAATGGGGAATTAATTCAGCGGTTGACGCCGCAGATGTTCGTGCATTTCCCCAAAATCATCATCGATGGAGAGGGATCAATCATCCGTGTGGTTCGTCCCCAACGAGCTCTCGAGCTCTCTCGTCTCAG GGCCTTCAACTTTCTTGCTATGGGCTATAAAGAAAGGAAGGAAGTTTGGGTTGTGAAAGAATAA